In the genome of Pongo pygmaeus isolate AG05252 chromosome 9, NHGRI_mPonPyg2-v2.0_pri, whole genome shotgun sequence, one region contains:
- the MOGAT2 gene encoding 2-acylglycerol O-acyltransferase 2 has translation MKDYFPISLVKTAELDPSRNYIAGFHPHGVLAIGAFANLCTESTGFSSIFPGIRPHLMMLTLWFRAPFFRDYIMSAGLVTSEKESAAHILNRKGGGNLLGIIVGGAQEALDARPGSFTLLLRNRKGFVRLALTHGASLVPIFSFGENDVFDQISNSSGSWLRCIQNRLQKIMGISLPIFRGRGVFQYSFGLIPYRRPITTVVGKPIEVQKTLHPSEEEVNQLHQRYIRELCNLFEAHKLKFNIPANQHLEFC, from the exons ATGAAGGACTATTTCCCCATCTCG CTGGTCAAGACTGCTGAGCTGGACCCCTCTCGGAACTATATTGCGGGCTTCCACCCCCATGGAGTTCTGGCAATCGGAGCCTTTGCCAACCTGTGCACTGAGAGCACGGGCTTCTCTTCGATCTTCCCCGGTATCCGCCCCCATCTGATGATGCTGACCTTGTGGTTCCGGGCCCCCTTCTTCAGAGATTACATCATGTCCGCAG ggTTGGTCACATCAGAAAAGGAGAGCGCTGCTCACATTCTGAACAGGAAAGGTGGCGGAAACTTGCTGGGCATCATTGTAGGGGGTGCCCAGGAGGCTCTGGATGCCAGGCCTGGATCCTTCACGCTGTTATTGAGGAACCGAAAGGGCTTCGTCAGGCTCGCCCTGACACACGG GGCATCCCTGGTGCCAATCTTCTCCTTCGGGGAGAATGACGTGTTTGACCAGATTTCCAACTCTTCTGGCTCCTGGTTGCGCTGTATCCAGAATCGGTTGCAGAAGATCATGGGCATCTCCCTCCCAATCTTTCGTGGCCGTGGTGTCTTCCAGTACAGCTTTGGTTTAATACCCTACCGCCGGCCCATCACCACTGTGG TGGGGAAGCCCATCGAGGTACAGAAGACGCTGCATCCCTCGGAGGAGGAGGTGAACCAGCTGCACCAGCGCTATATCAGAGAGCTGTGCAACCTCTTCGAGGCCCACAAACTTAAGTTCAACATCCCTGCTAACCAACACTTGGAGTTCTGCTGA